A genomic region of Cannabis sativa cultivar Pink pepper isolate KNU-18-1 chromosome 1, ASM2916894v1, whole genome shotgun sequence contains the following coding sequences:
- the LOC115707680 gene encoding chalcone synthase-like — protein sequence MEEIKGVLKAKDVGRCVATILAIGTANPLSCVNQDEFLHSYFKLTNNHNNTSFKELFTRICAADMPGADYKLVKSLGLNRSIKRIMLYNLGCFAGGTVLRIAKDLVENNHGASVLAVCAEITSMDATFGRLSKDDKGRLVGHAIFGDGAAALVIGNADDHENKGLFQIVSTSQTILADSEGCIEGHIREDGVTFTLSPRVPKLIGDNIEMCLVEAFTPFKISDWNSLFWVAHPGGAAILREVESRVGLEQEKLRASWHVLREYGNMSSASVFFILDEMRNKSLEEGRKTTGEGKNWGVLFGFGPGLTVETVVLHSIPI from the exons ATGGAAGAAATCAAAGGAGTACTTAAAGCAAAGGATGTTGGTCGTTGTGTGGCAACAATCTTAGCCATTGGCACAGCCAATCCTTTGAGCTGTGTGAACCAAGATGAATTCTTACATAGTTATTTCAAACTCACCAACAATCACAACAACACATCGTTCAAAGAGCTCTTCACCCGCATTT GTGCAGCTGATATGCCAGGAGCTGACTACAAGCTCGTCAAGTCTCTCGGCCTCAACAGATCCATCAAGCGAATCATGCTCTACAATCTAGGCTGCTTTGCTGGTGGCACTGTCCTCCGCATAGCCAAGGACCTCGTGGAAAATAATCACGGGGCTTCTGTTCTCGCTGTTTGCGCTGAAATAACATCTATGGACGCGACCTTTGGCCGCTTATCTAAGGACGACAAGGGGCGCCTTGTGGGCCATGCGATATTCGGGGACGGTGCAGCTGCTCTTGTTATTGGTAATGCTGATGATCATGAAAACAAAGGGTTGTTTCAAATCGTTTCGACATCTCAAACTATTCTTGCTGACTCAGAAGGTTGTATTGAAGGACATATAAGAGAAGATGGTGTTACTTTTACTTTATCTCCACGAGTTCCAAAATTGATTGGTGACAATATTGAGATGTGTTTGGTGGAGGCTTTTACTCCATTTAAGATTAGTGATTGGAACTCGTTATTCTGGGTGGCGCATCCTGGTGGCGCGGCCATTCTTAGAGAGGTCGAGTCGAGAGTGGGGCTGGAACAGGAGAAGCTGAGGGCTTCATGGCATGTGTTGAGGGAGTATGGGAACATGTCAAGTGCATCAGTGTTTTTTATATTGGATGAGATGAGGAACAAGTCTTTGGAGGAGGGAAGGAAAACCACTGGTGAGGGGAAGAATTGGGGTGTTTTGTTTGGGTTTGGTCCAGGTCTAACTGTTGAGACTGTGGTGCTTCATAGTATTCCCATATag